One Nicotiana sylvestris chromosome 12, ASM39365v2, whole genome shotgun sequence genomic window carries:
- the LOC138883694 gene encoding uncharacterized protein → MITTPFAPPAVRPPIGGGQVGRGRPRDGGQSGGGQPDGTPARFYAFPGRPVAVASDAMIANIISVCGRDASVLFDPGSTYSYVSSLCAHFLGVSRESLGTPIYVSMPVGDSVIVDQIYRSYIVTFRGYETRADLLLLDMTDFEVSLGMDWLSPYHTILDFHAKTVTLVMPELPRLEWKGSFVSAPSRIISFMKARHMVEKGYLDYLAYVWDTITETPAIDSVPVVREFSNVFPSCLLGMPLDRDINFCIDLAPGTQPISIPPYRIAPNELKELKEQLDELLEKGFVRLSVSPWVHQCYL, encoded by the coding sequence ATGATTACAACACCATTTGCCCCACCAGCCGTCCGACCGCCCATAGGTGGAGGGCAGGTGggtaggggtcgtcctagagatggaggccagtcaggtggaggccagccagatGGCACTCCAGCTAGGTTCTATGCTTTTCCAGGCAGACCTGTTGCAGTGGCCTCAGATGCCATGATCGCAAATATTATTTCTgtctgcggtagggatgcttcagtgctatttgatccagggtctacatattcaTATGTCTCATCTCTGTGTGCTCATTTCCTGGGTGTTTCTCgcgagtccttgggtactcctatatatgtgtccatGCCGGTGGGCGATTCTGTTATTGTGGATCAGATCTATCGGTCCTATATTGTTACATTCCGTGGTTATGAGACTAGAGCGGATCTTCTATtgcttgatatgaccgactttgaggttagcctgggcatggactggttgtctccatatCATACCATCCTTGATTTCCATGCGAAGACTGTTACCTTGGTGATGCCAGAGTTgcctagattggagtggaagggttcgtTTGTCAGTGCACCTAGTCGGATTATCTCTTTTATGAAGGCTCGACACATGGTTGAGAAGGGCTATTTGgattatctagcttatgtttggGATACTATTACAGAGACTCCAGCGATTGACTCAGTGCCCGTGGTCCGTGAGTTCTCTAATGTGTTTCCTTCTTGTCTTCTAGGCATGCCACTGGATCGTGATATcaatttctgtattgatttggctccaggtacccagcctatctctattccaccatatcgcatAGCTCCGAacgagttgaaggagttgaaggaacaacttgaCGAGTTGCTAGAAAAGGGTTTTGTCAGACTGAGTGTATCGCCttgggtgcaccagtgttatttgtga